The following nucleotide sequence is from Salvia miltiorrhiza cultivar Shanhuang (shh) chromosome 7, IMPLAD_Smil_shh, whole genome shotgun sequence.
AAACAACTAAaagtttaaatatttatttgcagAATCTTTTGTTAGAGGTTAAAACCAAAATATACTCATAGTTCGTGGTTTTACAGgtataattttttgttagaggttaaaatcaaaatatgccCAAAGTTCGTGATTTTACAGGCCATTAccctaattttttattaaataagtattaaaagtagggttaattgcaccaaaatacACGAACATTAGTCACTTTTTTATTTCACACACAAAgtttaaaaattacattttaaatcacaaactttgcaactcctttaatttttccataaaattcgATTCTGTAACAGCCCTGATTTCCCGGGAGAAAAAGAAATGGGCTATGTGACAGGACTACTAAGCTTTACTTGAATTAAATAGGTAATGTGCCCTGAGGGTTGGGCATTATGCCGTATTTAAATGAAAACAAGTACGACATTATAACATAATTATTCTCCCTATCAGGATCGAAAGTTCGAAGGTCTGAGACCAAGACAACGTCTCATACTAAACATATGATAGATGCGGAAAACAATCGCTAAGAAAGTGATGGAGAgtgaaattcatattaaaaatatgaataaaagtattaaCATAGTTAGGCATAAGATAATATTCACTAAGTGAATTTATTTCAGCGGAAGTAAACATAGCATTTCTTCAAAATCCATAACAACAACCCTTCCTCAGCCTCGCACGTCGCCACCAGCTGCTCAAtctgcaaaaggttttgaaaacaattgcagggctgagtactagtgtactcaGTGGGTTGAGCCAtttaaaaacattttaaaaatcaTTTACTGAAAAAGATAATTCATGCCTTAAACAGTATAACACAGAATGTTTTTAAAGTGAGTCATTCCATGCATACTAAAATAATCTGAGCTCATATTTTCCTTGCTCATCTATTGGGCGTGCTATCTACAACTGGTTGTCATCGAATCTCTCAAGACAACAGGTTCTGGTGTACGTACACAATTCTGGTTAGCAGAGCTAACAATGTTCTGGTTGGCGGAGCCAACAATGTTCTGGTAGAAGCAATAACCAATAGAGAGCAAAAACATTTTAAGCATGAACCATCAACTTTAACCTTACATAAAACCGAGCTTATTAGCTCAAACATACATTTCGTAAATAAAGCCTCACCTGATTTGGAGACAATCCAAATAATTTAACTGAGCTGATCAGGAAACTAAGTATCCTCTTCTGTAGGTCCTACAAGATAAGTTCTCAACTTAAACTCATAGTCCTAAAATAAACCTTAATCTTATAGTGAAacgcttaatattctatgattcacttagccgggatttcaaaatttaataaataaatatttgaaaactaaatctcttgagttaaggacaccaacaatatccttactcatttttcttcaataattgattttataaatcaaaccaattaaaacataaatgaTTCTATTAGCGAaatatataatgcaaatcatttCATGCTCAACTCATATAATAGGTAATTGTACttaatatatgcacataatatatataatattatgcaatcattcattaaagtaatttttttaatcaaatctaAATACATGTCAAGCTTAATAATCAAATAAGGGCAAGTCATactctttaaaaataaaagtgccaattaattaaaatctgcaTCCCAATTTAAATGAGATATGCAGTCCATAACAGAGCCCAAATAATTAAATGAGGTAGTccaattgattaaaaaaaatataaagcccaagttttaaataaaatttgtgcCCAATGAAAAGAATTCATAGCCCATAAGAGGCCCCAAATTAATTAGGGCAAGGCCCAAActctatcttcatctttttaAAACAcatactcacacacacacaaacacacacacacacgcagctGCTGCAGCGCAGCAGCCTCCCTCTCGCCCTCTTCTCTCCTCCGGCGGACGGCAGCAGCGTCGtcctccggccgccgccgccgccgccaccgccgccatCCCTGACTTCCCTCTCCCTCGCCCTTGTTCTCTCTTTCTTCCTCACCTCCCCACACGCACACTCACACACTGAATGTTGTCGCCTCCTCCCTCAAAATTTTCCGGCGACAGCCACCACCACCATGGCCACCGCCGCGTGCTCCGCTCCCCGTCGCCGCCCCTTTCTCCCTCTGAAAACCCCAGCCCCAAACTCACTGACAGCCCTCCTCTCCTTCTCTCGACTTCGGCAACCGTAGTAGCCGGTGAGGCCAGCCGCCGCCGCTTGAATTTCAGACGACGGCACCGCCTCTCTCCTGCATTTTGTCGAACGGCCACAGCCCatatctccctctctctcaccgtcTCCAGCCCGGCAGCAGCGGCGAAGCCGCCGTGCCACGCCTCCCTCTGTCTCACGGCCCCTCTCTCGCTCACCTGTACACTCCGGCGCCTCCCTTTCTCCTGTATCGGCCGGATGGCCGGCAACAAGCTCGCCGCCATCCCGACGCCGCTCGACTCAGCTCAACACACACACTACACCATACACGTTTCAAAAGTTTGAAACTTTTCTTCCATTTTAAGCAAAAATCTTTATCTAGTTGTAAAAACAAAGCTAATGCtttttattgaattttcttGCTGTATTATGctcaaatatacatatatatatgtactgaAAAGATGAAATGGATGCATATGCTGTATTTCTTGTTTTGTCTCTAAGAGAGTTGAGATGCTAACTAAGTTAAAGGTATAACCTTTCAGAATGAATCTGTTGAAACTTTGAAGTTGATTGATTGCTGGATTTGTGGTGAGGAAGAACTTGATGAATGCTCCTGTATGAACTTGGCTTTGCGAAAACAATTTGGGTGGAATATGAGTGAAGGAGAACTTGGCTGCATTCTCTCTTGAGTTGGCAGAGGAGTTGCCTTAAGCAAAGGTGTGTTGGGAGTTGAAAGTCTCTTTTAGGCTGGGCGGCTAGTAGGTAGGTTGGGCGGCTAGTATGTAGGGTGGAGTATAGGTAGGGTGGCTAGTTGATTGGACAATTAAAACTTCAGGGTTAAATTATGTGAACTGTAAAATTTTTCAGGGTTCGCGTATTAAAAGCTCGtgtaaatgcttgaatgcttaattaaatgaatatgcaattcatataaattaaaataaatgaattttacAAAAGttcttttgtaaatcattttgttggaatttaaaacaaaaataactaaattaTTTCTCTTTACCCGGCAGTGAATTATCTTAACttctaaaatcaaaattactctaaatttagctatgAGAAGACGGGGTGTCACAATCCttcccccttaaaaaaatttcgtcctcgaaatttcgaACCTCTGAGTATCATTTTCAACTTGTAGCTATCATATATTCTTTCTAGTTCGTAGTGACTCTACTGGAATAATATGTTCGCTTTTCTGATTCAACATCATCCCAAATGACAACTTATTATCACTACGAATTTCACTTATTCTAGTACGTCAATTCTATATGGTCGTACCTTCCACATCTTCTGGTGCCTGAGCTTGTTGTTGTCGGTCAAGTGCATATGCTCTTGCTATTTGAATTGGCCTTTGGCCTCGTTTTCTCCCTTGATTCTGAATATGCTGTTGAGGTCTGTGTGGGGTTCCTGGGCATTGTCGAGCAAAGTGACCATTATCTCCACACTTGTAGCAAACGTCGCTCCCAGCTTTGCAAACTCCGAAGTGATTTCTGTGGCAATTCTGGCAAAACGGTACTTGTTGCTGGGTATTTCGCTCTTCTTGTTGGTTTTGCAGCATTTGTTGATCAGTCCCTTgccattttctttttcgtttgtTGTTGTTGTCGACACGCTTATTGTCTTGAATACGTGTTTTCATTTCTTCTGGCATCATAGCTTCAATATCTCGTGCTCTGCTCAAGGATTGAGCATATGTTAGTGTTCCTTGACTAGCCAAGGGCATTCCTATCTCGTGTCGTAGACCTCGCCTGAACTTTTCAGATCTTTTCTCCTCAGTATCCACCAAGTGTGGAGCGTAGCGTGATAACTGGACAAATAGTCTGTCGTACTCAGTGACAGATTTATTCCCTTGTCGAAGATTCCAGAATTCTGCTTCTTTCTTGATTCGATAACTCTGAGGAATATACTTCTCGTACAACTCTGCTTTGAAATTTTCCCACGTGTATTCCTCCCATTGTTGTGGCGACAATGTCCTCTGCACTGACTCCCACCAATAGTCGGCCTCGTCTGTTAGTTGAAATATAGCACATGTCAAACGCTCCTTGTCAGTAAGACCCATGAAGTCGAAGATTCGCTCCAAGCATCGTATccatttttctgcatccattggATCTCCCATTCCATTGAAAGTGGGTGGGTTGTGCTTTCGGAACC
It contains:
- the LOC130994198 gene encoding uncharacterized protein LOC130994198, which produces MAGEGGMIPNADGPGAPERRASERFRKHNPPTFNGMGDPMDAEKWIRCLERIFDFMGLTDKERLTCAIFQLTDEADYWWESVQRTLSPQQWEEYTWENFKAELYEKYIPQSYRIKKEAEFWNLRQGNKSVTEYDRLFVQLSRYAPHLVDTEEKRSEKFRRGLRHEIGMPLASQGTLTYAQSLSRARDIEAMMPEEMKTRIQDNKRVDNNNKRKRKWQGTDQQMLQNQQEERNTQQQVPFCQNCHRNHFGVCKAGSDVCYKCGDNGHFARQCPGTPHRPQQHIQNQGRKRGQRPIQIARAYALDRQQQAQAPEDVEGTTI